Proteins from one Nerophis lumbriciformis linkage group LG08, RoL_Nlum_v2.1, whole genome shotgun sequence genomic window:
- the kbtbd11 gene encoding kelch repeat and BTB domain-containing protein 11 has translation MNEGYKPGGGVSTVKDDVVLHPVNLDKDRDLRPGYVQGFLGDDPNFNPPTLFEKEYLLDGRLMDNNHTVCQKGNGSYMASANQLHLSNDNKNVADFPACVDSCTPTNCAGSEIRNGARSKMSCLNLKQETDQSHLQSNPRDSQDVVNLLPAKKEPDLVIEVGGQTINAHKSVLAEKSDYFKARLSRSVLKVKGMSYKTLSTLIDYVYTSRMKVSKDNVVDVITGAKILQIPCAVQAAMDRVTEQITAENCYEILNIGKKQRLSELKETAYGFISDNFLQILKDPCVYGRLTGSERDLVLKKRMDGRKTLMVAEVNDVFDRVGSRPPSRCGSRPQSPLSVGSLEESHMIYSFSEAASDWRALTAMPEDINTKGCGICTLFNYLFVAGGIKGYGEKGKVSDKVFCYNPKTNRWTEIRPMTQARAQLKLVSMDGYLYAIGGECLFTVEKYDPRMDRWTTVAPLPKGAFAVAHEATTCSGELYVSGGSLFYRLLKYDPKRDEWQECPFNNSRKKSTDMVALKSFIYRFDVTREQGINVFKYNTIVKMWHDCASQRLGSSLPFRCAVVGNCIYCVNKSQTLQFVVEEENAYFVEEPLKAPLEAKGLLFPFVLTLPEKAEKVTPGCDSE, from the coding sequence ATGAACGAGGGCTACAAGCCAGGTGGAGGAGTCTCAACAGTCAAGGACGATGTTGTCCTCCACCCTGTCAACCTTGACAAAGACAGGGATTTACGTCCAGGTTACGTGCAAGGGTTCTTGGGGGACGACCCAAACTTCAACCCCCCTACATTATTTGAGAAGGAATACCTGCTGGATGGAAGGTTAATGGACAATAACCATACAGTGTGTCAGAAAGGTAACGGTTCATACATGGCTAGTGCTAATCAGCTTCATCTCTCCAATGACAATAAGAATGTGGCGGACTTTCCTGCTTGTGTTGACTCATGCACGCCAACAAACTGTGCAGGTAGTGAAATACGTAATGGTGCAAGATCAAAAATGTCCTGTCTTAATCTGAAACAAGAAACGGATCAATCTCACTTGCAATCCAACCCTAGAGACAGCCAGGATGTCGTCAATCTATTGCCTGCTAAAAAAGAGCCGGATTTAGTCATTGAAGTTGGCGGGCAGACAATTAATGCTCACAAGTCGGTCCTGGCAGAGAAAAGCGACTACTTTAAAGCTCGGCTGTCACGAAGCGTCCTCAAAGTAAAGGGTATGAGCTACAAGACATTATCAACGCTaatagactacgtttacacttcCCGCATGAAAGTTTCAAAGGACAACGTTGTTGATGTCATCACAGGGGCCAAAATCCTCCAAATCCCCTGCGCCGTCCAGGCAGCCATGGACCGAGTGACAGAACAAATCACTGCAGAGAACTGCTACGAGATTCtaaatattggaaaaaaacagcggcTCAGTGAGCTAAAAGAGACCGCTTACGGCTTCATTAGCGACAACTTCCTTCAGATACTCAAGGACCCCTGTGTGTACGGGCGTCTGACCGGGTCTGAGCGGGATCTGGTCTTGAAGAAAAGAATGGACGGAAGGAAGACTCTTATGGTTGCCGAGGTAAACGACGTGTTCGATCGCGTTGGGAGCCGACCGCCGAGCCGCTGTGGCAGCCGTCCTCAGAGCCCCCTGTCAGTGGGGTCTTTGGAGGAGAGCCACATGATCTACTCCTTTAGTGAGGCAGCCAGTGACTGGAGAGCTTTGACAGCCATGCCTGAGGACATCAACACTAAAGGATgtggaatctgcactttgtttAATTACCTGTTTGTGGCAGGGGGGATAAAAGGCTATGGGGAAAAGGGGAAGGTATCAGACAAAGTTTTCTGTTATAATCCCAAAACCAACCGCTGGACTGAGATCCGACCTATGACCCAAGCTCGTGCCCAGCTAAAGCTGGTGTCCATGGATGGCTACCTGTACGCTATCGGAGGGGAATGTTTGTTTACCGTGGAAAAATATGACCCTCGTATGGACCGATGGACAACGGTAGCCCCTTTGCCGAAAGGAGCTTTTGCGGTGGCTCACGAGGCCACGACCTGCAGCGGAGAGCTTTACGTCTCTGGGGGCTCGCTCTTCTACCGCCTCCTCAAgtacgaccccaagagggacgagTGGCAGGAGTGCCCGTTCAACAACAGCAGGAAGAAGTCGACGGATATGGTGGCGCTGAAGAGCTTCATCTACCGCTTCGACGTCACCCGCGAACAGGGCATCAACGTGTTCAAGTACAACACCATAGTGAAAATGTGGCACGATTGCGCATCGCAGAGACTCGGCAGCTCGTTACCATTTAGGTGTGCTGTCGTGGGCAATTGCATCTACTGTGTAAACAAAAGTCAAACTCTCCAGTTTGTGGTGGAGGAAGAGAACGCCTACTTTGTGGAGGAGCCGCTGAAGGCACCTCTCGAAGCCAAAGGCCTTCTTTTTCCTTTTGTGCTCACTTTGCCTGAAAAGGCTGAGAAAGTTACGCCCGGGTGTGATTCAGAGTAA